The Virgibacillus phasianinus genome includes a window with the following:
- the asnS gene encoding asparagine--tRNA ligase: MKTTISKSAKNVEQTVTIGAWLANKRSSGKIAFLQLRDGTGFMQAVVAKSDVSEETFQLAKNMTQETSMYITGKIVEDTRSPFGYEMQVSEIKLIHEATDYPITPKEHGTEFLMDHRHLWLRSKRQHAVMKIRNEIIRATYEFFNKNDYVKIDPPILTGSSAEGTTELFHTKYFDEEAYLSQSGQLYLEAAAMAFGKVFSFGPTFRAEKSKTRRHLIEFWMIEPEMAFVDHDESLNIQEEYVSFIAQSVLTNCKLELAVLERDTSKLEMIKAPFPRITYDDAITLLKDKGFDDIEWGEDFGSPHETAIAEHFDKPVFITNYPTEIKAFYMKPDPDRSDVVLCADLIAPEGYGEIIGGSQRIDDLQLMEARYKEHGLTSDAYKWYLELRKYGSVPHSGFGLGLERTVAWLSGVEHVRETIPFPRLLNRLYP; encoded by the coding sequence TTGAAAACAACAATTTCAAAATCAGCAAAAAATGTAGAACAAACTGTCACCATTGGCGCTTGGTTAGCAAATAAACGATCAAGCGGCAAAATAGCTTTTTTACAGCTTCGTGATGGAACAGGATTTATGCAGGCTGTTGTGGCAAAAAGCGATGTATCGGAAGAAACATTTCAATTAGCAAAAAATATGACGCAGGAAACTTCAATGTACATAACCGGTAAGATTGTGGAGGATACTAGGTCACCATTTGGTTATGAAATGCAGGTAAGTGAGATTAAATTGATTCATGAAGCAACTGATTATCCGATTACTCCAAAAGAACATGGTACGGAATTTTTAATGGATCACCGCCATTTATGGCTGCGCTCGAAACGCCAACATGCAGTAATGAAGATTCGTAATGAAATAATCCGTGCAACATATGAATTTTTCAATAAAAATGACTATGTAAAAATTGATCCGCCAATTCTTACCGGATCTTCAGCAGAAGGTACTACGGAATTGTTCCATACAAAATATTTCGATGAAGAAGCATATTTATCACAAAGTGGCCAGCTGTATTTGGAAGCTGCCGCAATGGCATTCGGCAAGGTATTCTCATTTGGTCCGACTTTCCGAGCTGAAAAATCAAAAACAAGAAGGCATTTGATTGAATTCTGGATGATCGAACCAGAAATGGCTTTTGTGGACCACGATGAAAGCTTAAACATACAGGAAGAATATGTAAGTTTCATTGCCCAATCGGTATTAACTAATTGTAAATTAGAACTTGCCGTGTTGGAGCGGGACACATCAAAACTTGAAATGATTAAAGCACCATTCCCGCGTATAACCTATGATGATGCGATCACATTATTAAAAGATAAGGGGTTTGATGACATTGAATGGGGTGAAGATTTTGGTTCGCCACATGAAACTGCAATAGCGGAACATTTTGATAAACCGGTATTTATCACCAATTACCCAACTGAAATAAAAGCATTTTATATGAAACCTGATCCCGATCGATCCGATGTCGTATTATGTGCGGATTTAATTGCACCTGAGGGGTATGGAGAAATTATCGGCGGATCTCAACGCATCGATGATTTACAATTAATGGAAGCGCGCTATAAAGAGCATGGATTAACAAGCGATGCATACAAATGGTACTTAGAGTTACGTAAATACGGAAGTGTGCCCCATTCAGGATTTGGATTAGGTTTGGAGCGTACAGTAGCATGGTTATCTGGTGTAGAACATGTTAGGGAGACAATCCCATTCCCACGTTTATTAAATCGCTTATATCCTTAA
- a CDS encoding DnaD domain-containing protein, which yields MTRSIHYQNLLIEQLPIPTKLLTSYKSLGLNETETMLVLQLHRFLSEKNEFPTPGELAQTSTLNEQECAKTLRKLIQKNYLSIQQKQNKENRVSEVYSLDPLWNILFTESKPKTETEYEDGTLFILFEQEFGRPISPFEIETINVWLDEDDLEPSLIKAALRESVLMGKLNFKYIDRILREWKKKGILTVEQARESSKNFHKKQTTPSNKDTEKRDTSFYYNWLEGED from the coding sequence ATGACTAGATCGATTCACTATCAAAATTTATTAATTGAACAATTGCCAATACCAACAAAGTTGCTTACTTCGTATAAATCGCTGGGGCTGAATGAAACGGAAACGATGCTTGTTTTGCAATTGCATCGGTTCCTTTCCGAGAAAAATGAATTCCCGACTCCCGGAGAATTGGCCCAGACTTCAACGTTGAATGAGCAAGAATGCGCAAAGACCCTGCGGAAGCTTATTCAAAAGAATTATTTATCCATTCAGCAAAAACAAAACAAAGAAAACCGTGTATCAGAGGTTTATTCATTAGATCCACTTTGGAATATCCTTTTTACCGAAAGTAAGCCAAAAACTGAAACAGAATACGAGGATGGTACTCTATTTATTTTATTTGAGCAAGAATTCGGACGTCCAATATCTCCGTTTGAAATTGAAACAATAAATGTGTGGTTAGATGAGGATGATTTAGAGCCATCATTAATAAAAGCAGCATTACGCGAGTCTGTTTTAATGGGGAAATTAAATTTTAAATATATAGACAGAATTTTACGGGAGTGGAAAAAGAAAGGTATTTTAACTGTTGAACAGGCCAGGGAATCAAGTAAAAACTTTCATAAGAAACAAACAACACCAAGTAATAAGGATACCGAAAAGCGCGATACGTCATTTTATTATAACTGGCTTGAGGGGGAGGACTAA
- the nth gene encoding endonuclease III, with product MLTKAQVRHCLDEITKMFPDAQCELTHRNPFELVIAVLLSAQCTDVLVNKVTKNLFKKYKKPEDYLAVSLEELQEDIRSIGLYRNKAKNIQKLCQSLIDEYGGEVPNTKSEMVKLAGVGQKTANVVASVAFGEPAIAVDTHVERVSKRLGICRWKDSVTQVEETLMKKVPREEWTATHHRLIFFGRYHCRARNPNCPDCPLLDICREGQKRMRKRL from the coding sequence TTGTTAACAAAAGCACAAGTAAGGCATTGCTTAGATGAAATTACTAAGATGTTTCCGGATGCTCAATGTGAATTGACACATCGAAATCCCTTTGAATTAGTTATTGCAGTATTATTATCGGCTCAATGTACAGATGTTCTTGTAAATAAAGTTACCAAAAATTTATTTAAAAAATATAAAAAGCCTGAGGATTATTTAGCTGTTTCCTTAGAAGAATTGCAGGAAGACATTCGATCAATTGGCCTGTACCGAAACAAAGCAAAAAACATTCAAAAGCTTTGCCAATCATTAATTGATGAATATGGTGGCGAGGTGCCAAACACTAAATCCGAAATGGTGAAGCTGGCCGGGGTCGGGCAAAAGACTGCAAACGTTGTTGCTTCCGTCGCATTTGGAGAACCAGCTATTGCTGTTGATACACATGTAGAACGGGTCTCCAAGCGATTAGGAATCTGCCGCTGGAAGGATTCAGTGACACAAGTAGAAGAAACGTTAATGAAAAAGGTCCCAAGAGAAGAATGGACAGCAACACATCACCGCTTGATTTTCTTTGGAAGGTATCACTGCAGGGCTAGAAATCCTAATTGTCCGGATTGCCCATTATTAGATATATGCAGAGAGGGACAGAAGCGAATGCGGAAAAGGCTATAA
- a CDS encoding PBP1A family penicillin-binding protein, with product MAQDSQSRTARRKQKKGQKKPIWKRIVLIASILILAMIIGVGALFTYYIATAPEIDAEKLSAPFSSKIYDKNGELFADLGSTQRTKISYSDLPPVLKDAVIATEDSRFFEHPGIDIWRIGGAIVANLTNGFGSEGASTITQQVVEKAFLSPEKKLSLKVQEQWLALKLEQKYSKKEILEFYLNKIYYGNGAYGVAKAAEVYFGVTDLSELTLPQAAILAGLPQRPSAYNPFKNPELTKHRMNTVLNLMVMHDKISKEEADKAREVDIPSLLEESEPNESSYDAFLEKVRKEVAEKVDGADIYTDGLKIYTTLDTKAQEYVEYLMSDAEDNPIPYYDDEMQAGMVVLDTQNGAIRAIGGGRNREKGDYNYALDIKRQPGSNVKPITVYGPAIEYLKWSTYHQINDDKPYEIEGSSPIRDYLRTYPGWVSIRTALADSLNVPAVKTLKEVGIDKAKPFAESIGYEFANDNMNIRDAIGGTQTVTNPLEMAGAYRAFANEGIYNEPYAVTKVVFPGGKEVDTKPEPEAVMSDYTAYMISDMLKTAITEGTGTNANIPGLPVAGKTGTTNREGLDGANDSWFTGYTTNYTISVWTGYDKTRALENTQIPHALFKYTMMKLSEGKETADFEKPDSVVETAVEEGSRPAKLPSDYTPDSQIVTELFVKGNTPSKTSERYDVLDPVSGLKAEYDKDSSSIQVEWDHDSNDVEFQVSASIDGGSMQKLSSTDEKSLEISNVEPGSDYEIQVVAVSKDDSSDTSEAKTTSVKVPGDEEDEDDKEDKKDDKESVGPVSGLSATYNQEEKFLDVSWQYDGPAASFNVKVTPGGGNQNVQSQGIEISNVQEGKTYTITVTAMGEDGSKSDPVTIQSQIPASEEAPPGPPDEPGPPDEPGQTDEGDTGSEDDGSSGAKTDTEKSDQPTEGNGNENNKENPQE from the coding sequence ATGGCACAGGATAGCCAATCTCGAACAGCAAGACGCAAACAAAAAAAGGGTCAAAAAAAGCCAATATGGAAACGTATTGTATTAATAGCGAGTATACTAATTCTAGCAATGATAATCGGTGTCGGTGCACTATTTACTTATTATATTGCCACTGCACCTGAAATTGATGCAGAGAAACTTTCTGCCCCCTTCTCATCAAAAATTTATGATAAAAACGGGGAATTATTTGCGGACTTAGGCTCAACGCAACGAACGAAAATAAGCTATAGTGATCTACCGCCTGTGTTAAAAGACGCGGTAATTGCAACAGAAGATTCTCGGTTCTTTGAACATCCCGGAATCGATATTTGGCGGATTGGCGGTGCAATTGTCGCAAACCTTACGAATGGGTTTGGTTCTGAAGGCGCAAGTACCATAACGCAGCAGGTAGTGGAAAAAGCCTTCCTGTCACCTGAGAAGAAGCTCAGCCTTAAGGTACAAGAACAATGGTTAGCATTGAAATTGGAACAAAAGTATTCTAAGAAAGAAATCTTAGAATTTTACCTGAATAAAATATATTATGGAAATGGCGCTTACGGTGTCGCAAAAGCGGCGGAGGTCTATTTTGGCGTGACGGATCTAAGCGAGCTTACCCTGCCCCAAGCAGCAATTCTGGCTGGGTTGCCACAGCGTCCATCAGCATATAATCCGTTTAAAAACCCAGAATTAACCAAACACAGAATGAACACCGTATTGAACCTTATGGTGATGCATGACAAGATTAGCAAAGAAGAAGCGGACAAGGCACGAGAAGTTGATATACCTTCTTTATTAGAAGAATCAGAACCAAATGAATCTTCTTATGATGCTTTCCTTGAAAAAGTTAGAAAAGAGGTTGCAGAAAAAGTTGACGGTGCGGACATCTATACCGACGGCCTGAAGATTTATACAACACTAGATACCAAAGCACAGGAGTATGTAGAATATCTAATGTCCGATGCTGAAGATAATCCTATTCCCTATTATGATGACGAAATGCAGGCCGGCATGGTGGTTCTCGATACCCAAAATGGTGCGATCCGAGCAATCGGCGGCGGCCGGAATCGGGAAAAAGGTGATTATAACTATGCCCTGGACATCAAACGTCAACCTGGTTCCAATGTAAAACCGATTACGGTATATGGTCCAGCAATCGAGTATTTGAAATGGTCAACTTATCATCAGATAAATGATGATAAACCATACGAAATTGAAGGTTCCTCACCGATACGTGACTACTTAAGAACGTATCCTGGCTGGGTTTCCATAAGAACAGCACTTGCTGATTCATTAAATGTTCCAGCAGTAAAAACGTTAAAAGAAGTAGGTATTGACAAAGCGAAACCATTTGCTGAGAGCATAGGTTATGAATTTGCCAATGACAACATGAATATTCGTGACGCAATTGGTGGTACCCAAACAGTTACGAATCCGCTAGAAATGGCTGGTGCCTACCGGGCATTTGCTAATGAGGGAATTTATAACGAGCCATATGCTGTAACAAAAGTGGTCTTCCCTGGTGGTAAAGAAGTTGACACGAAACCAGAACCAGAGGCAGTAATGTCGGATTATACAGCATACATGATATCAGATATGTTAAAAACCGCTATAACAGAGGGAACAGGAACAAATGCAAACATTCCTGGACTGCCTGTCGCAGGGAAAACTGGTACAACGAACCGTGAAGGTCTGGATGGTGCAAATGACTCCTGGTTTACCGGATATACAACAAATTACACCATTTCCGTTTGGACTGGTTATGATAAAACAAGGGCTCTGGAAAATACGCAAATACCACATGCATTGTTTAAATACACGATGATGAAATTATCCGAAGGCAAGGAAACAGCGGACTTTGAAAAGCCTGACTCTGTAGTCGAAACTGCTGTAGAAGAAGGATCCAGACCGGCTAAATTACCAAGTGACTATACGCCTGATTCTCAAATAGTCACGGAGCTTTTCGTCAAAGGCAACACACCAAGCAAAACATCGGAAAGATATGATGTACTAGATCCGGTCAGTGGTTTAAAGGCAGAATACGATAAAGATAGTTCAAGTATTCAGGTTGAATGGGACCACGACTCGAACGATGTGGAATTCCAGGTAAGTGCGAGTATTGATGGCGGTTCAATGCAGAAGTTGTCCTCAACTGATGAGAAATCACTTGAAATCTCAAATGTTGAACCTGGTTCCGACTATGAAATTCAGGTTGTTGCTGTAAGCAAAGACGATTCTTCTGATACCAGTGAGGCTAAAACAACAAGTGTTAAAGTCCCTGGGGATGAGGAAGACGAGGATGATAAAGAGGATAAAAAAGATGACAAAGAATCAGTTGGACCAGTAAGTGGCTTGAGTGCAACCTATAATCAGGAAGAGAAATTCTTAGACGTATCCTGGCAGTATGATGGTCCTGCAGCTAGCTTTAATGTTAAAGTGACACCTGGTGGCGGCAATCAAAATGTTCAATCACAAGGAATTGAAATCAGTAATGTACAGGAAGGAAAAACGTATACCATTACGGTTACTGCGATGGGTGAAGATGGTTCGAAAAGTGACCCAGTAACCATCCAATCCCAAATTCCAGCAAGTGAGGAAGCGCCGCCTGGTCCACCAGATGAACCAGGGCCGCCTGATGAACCTGGACAGACAGATGAAGGAGATACTGGCAGTGAGGATGATGGTTCCAGCGGAGCCAAGACAGATACCGAAAAATCGGATCAGCCTACAGAGGGTAACGGAAATGAGAATAATAAAGAAAATCCACAGGAATAA
- the recU gene encoding Holliday junction resolvase RecU translates to MNYPNGKKQANSQTNAWSNTGKAYGNRGMTLEEDINATNSFYLDSEIAVIHKKPTPVQIVKVNYPKRSAAVITEGYFKQASTTDYNGIYRGKHIDFEAKETKNKTRFPLANIHEHQLNHMRAVQKHGGISFLLIRFAQLDETYFFPAENLFQYWDDKLKGERKSLPYQVIKNSGYLIPFQFQKRIDYLAVIDKLYF, encoded by the coding sequence ATGAATTACCCCAATGGGAAAAAGCAAGCAAATTCACAGACAAATGCATGGTCAAATACAGGAAAGGCTTACGGTAATCGAGGGATGACTTTGGAGGAAGATATAAATGCAACAAACTCCTTTTATTTAGACTCAGAAATTGCTGTAATTCATAAAAAGCCGACACCAGTACAAATTGTAAAAGTGAATTATCCTAAGAGAAGTGCTGCAGTAATAACGGAAGGATATTTTAAACAGGCATCCACAACCGATTATAATGGAATTTACCGTGGTAAGCATATCGATTTTGAGGCGAAGGAAACAAAAAATAAAACACGCTTTCCATTAGCAAATATACATGAACACCAGCTCAATCATATGCGGGCTGTGCAGAAACATGGCGGAATTTCATTTTTACTTATTCGTTTCGCCCAATTGGATGAAACCTATTTCTTCCCAGCGGAGAATCTCTTCCAGTATTGGGATGATAAATTAAAAGGCGAAAGAAAATCGTTGCCCTATCAGGTTATTAAAAACAGTGGTTATTTAATCCCATTTCAATTTCAAAAAAGGATTGACTATTTGGCAGTAATTGATAAGCTTTATTTTTAG
- a CDS encoding DUF2515 family protein has product MNITYEDQDYLHYIIKQTKTHNIDNITRTHAYQNFYFCFPEIKWTLVASLVSRNAGWNMTDLTFPQFKKLLGKKERNRLFMTYERANWLIFSDAYPQLLTYKLSCKLNKPMFHLLSDLQVSAYMEKEWKHFWKYRDRDRLMTALIINEQNNIHEPVLKQPFFRVHVFHALPFRMQNLLYINAVILPSTTFPLAGAFVHDFTKLSNRIALGKHLASVIFSPNHYSKLIDFTINERHTGSRWDYEKYLNLPFPKSPSIHKAYPPITHQDNIRNDWYKWRGVNKNWLHRPNSSLKTNIGESFYRKRTLLFVYASLA; this is encoded by the coding sequence ATGAATATTACATATGAAGACCAAGACTATCTACATTATATAATAAAGCAGACAAAAACACATAATATCGATAATATTACCCGTACACATGCCTATCAAAACTTTTACTTTTGCTTTCCGGAAATCAAATGGACACTTGTTGCAAGCCTAGTATCGAGGAATGCTGGATGGAACATGACAGACCTTACCTTTCCACAATTTAAAAAACTGCTTGGGAAAAAAGAGCGCAATCGATTATTCATGACATATGAACGCGCAAACTGGCTCATTTTTTCCGATGCGTATCCTCAATTATTAACGTATAAACTGTCATGTAAACTAAACAAACCGATGTTTCATTTATTGTCAGATTTACAGGTTTCTGCTTATATGGAAAAAGAATGGAAACATTTCTGGAAATATCGTGATAGAGATCGTTTAATGACTGCTTTAATCATTAATGAACAAAATAATATTCATGAGCCAGTCTTAAAACAACCTTTTTTCCGGGTTCATGTATTTCATGCATTACCATTTCGCATGCAAAACCTGTTATATATAAATGCGGTTATATTACCGTCAACAACATTTCCTTTGGCAGGTGCTTTTGTCCATGATTTTACAAAGCTTTCTAATCGGATTGCATTGGGAAAACATTTAGCATCCGTTATATTTAGTCCAAATCATTATTCTAAGTTAATTGACTTTACTATAAATGAAAGGCATACAGGGTCTAGATGGGACTATGAAAAATATTTGAATCTGCCCTTTCCAAAAAGCCCTTCAATACATAAAGCCTATCCACCTATCACACATCAAGATAATATTCGAAATGACTGGTATAAATGGAGGGGTGTTAATAAAAATTGGCTTCATCGGCCAAATTCCAGCTTAAAAACTAATATCGGAGAGTCGTTCTACCGAAAAAGAACGCTTCTGTTTGTTTATGCATCGTTGGCTTGA
- a CDS encoding DUF1798 family protein codes for MQKGAFTRMDIKEQTIELKKQLQVLKENYEKNNPPENKKDKQFFMDVKRKTEPVYAMLETWESDVLAIVKQRKVNVHPHQVTSTRENMELLLMHSYYIDVKRKRYMELNHSVLYIFDQLLSDL; via the coding sequence ATGCAGAAAGGTGCGTTTACAAGAATGGATATCAAGGAACAAACAATCGAATTAAAAAAACAGCTGCAGGTACTAAAGGAAAATTATGAAAAGAATAATCCACCAGAAAATAAAAAAGATAAACAGTTTTTTATGGACGTAAAAAGAAAGACAGAACCTGTATATGCCATGCTCGAGACGTGGGAATCAGATGTGCTTGCCATTGTAAAACAGAGAAAGGTGAATGTTCATCCGCATCAGGTCACTTCTACAAGAGAAAATATGGAATTACTGTTAATGCATAGTTACTATATTGACGTGAAACGGAAACGTTATATGGAACTAAACCATTCTGTCCTCTATATTTTTGATCAGTTGCTAAGTGATTTATGA
- a CDS encoding cytidine deaminase — translation MNKEQLLEKAVEMRDNAYVPYSKFPVGAALLTKSGNVYTGCNIENAAFPVSLCAERVAIFKAVAEGETDFVELAVAADTGRPVPPCGSCRQVMSEFFKPETTIHLTNLHNQVKTVTMEELLPFSFQPHDLPKT, via the coding sequence ATGAATAAAGAACAATTATTAGAGAAAGCCGTCGAAATGAGAGATAATGCCTATGTTCCATACTCTAAATTCCCAGTTGGTGCTGCATTACTCACGAAATCCGGTAACGTATACACTGGTTGCAATATAGAGAATGCCGCATTTCCTGTGAGTTTATGTGCGGAACGGGTTGCTATTTTTAAAGCGGTAGCAGAAGGGGAAACTGACTTTGTCGAGCTTGCTGTTGCAGCAGATACGGGACGTCCGGTACCACCATGTGGTTCATGCAGACAGGTTATGAGTGAATTCTTTAAGCCGGAAACAACCATTCATTTAACAAATTTACATAACCAGGTCAAAACTGTGACAATGGAAGAACTACTGCCATTTTCATTTCAACCGCATGACTTGCCCAAGACATAA
- the gpsB gene encoding cell division regulator GpsB, with amino-acid sequence MSLKSIKLTGKDILEKDFKTGMRGYNQEEVDEFLDTVIQDYDTFQQEIDRLKQENERLKTQSDQTRTRSTTPNHQVNYDVLKRLSNLEKAVFGKKFAETE; translated from the coding sequence ATGAGCTTAAAAAGTATTAAACTGACTGGAAAAGACATACTTGAAAAAGATTTTAAAACAGGAATGCGCGGATATAATCAGGAAGAAGTAGATGAATTTTTAGATACCGTTATACAAGATTACGATACTTTTCAACAGGAAATCGATCGATTAAAACAGGAAAATGAAAGACTGAAGACACAATCGGATCAAACAAGAACACGCTCCACAACACCTAACCACCAGGTGAATTATGATGTATTGAAACGTTTATCAAACCTGGAAAAGGCTGTCTTCGGCAAAAAGTTTGCCGAAACAGAATAA
- a CDS encoding THUMP domain-containing class I SAM-dependent RNA methyltransferase gives MAQNVTLIATAAMGLESVVANEVKELGYEVKVENGKVIFDAPISAIPRCNLWIRTGDRIKLLVGEFEATSFDELFEGAKALPWESFITEDGQFPVIGKSVKSKLFSVPDCQAIVKKAVAERLKLKYGLATKMPENGAFYRIEVAILKDKVSLTLDTSGSGLHKRGYRVGQGEAPLKETMAAALLKLTNWKPDFPLIDPFCGSGTIAIEAALIGQNIAPGFNREFASQDWELVRAKFWDDAFVEVEDKANYDQKLQITGSDIDHNMIKVSKENAREAGLGDLIDWKQMQVRDLFLRKENGYIISNPPYGERIGDQKEIAKMHKDLGSIMKNHPSWSVYIITAYKEFEKQYGQKATKKRKLFNGFIRTDYYQYFGKKTGGK, from the coding sequence ATGGCGCAAAATGTAACACTTATTGCAACAGCGGCTATGGGTTTAGAGTCCGTTGTAGCGAATGAAGTCAAAGAACTTGGTTATGAGGTAAAGGTTGAGAATGGAAAGGTAATCTTTGACGCACCAATCTCAGCAATACCTAGATGCAACCTTTGGATTAGAACAGGTGACCGAATTAAATTACTTGTTGGTGAGTTTGAAGCGACATCATTTGATGAACTTTTTGAAGGAGCTAAGGCATTGCCGTGGGAGTCATTTATTACGGAAGATGGGCAATTTCCGGTTATTGGTAAATCGGTTAAATCGAAATTGTTCAGTGTTCCGGATTGTCAGGCGATTGTTAAGAAAGCGGTTGCAGAGCGCCTTAAATTGAAATATGGTTTAGCAACGAAAATGCCAGAAAACGGGGCTTTTTATCGTATTGAAGTAGCAATTCTTAAGGACAAGGTTTCCTTGACCTTGGATACCTCAGGAAGCGGACTACATAAACGCGGCTATCGTGTTGGGCAAGGAGAAGCACCTTTAAAGGAAACGATGGCAGCAGCCTTACTGAAATTAACTAACTGGAAACCGGATTTTCCTTTGATTGACCCATTTTGCGGATCCGGTACGATTGCTATAGAAGCTGCTTTAATTGGCCAGAATATAGCACCTGGATTTAACCGGGAATTCGCATCACAGGACTGGGAATTAGTGAGAGCTAAGTTTTGGGATGACGCATTTGTAGAAGTTGAGGACAAAGCAAATTACGATCAAAAGCTGCAAATTACCGGGTCTGATATCGACCATAACATGATCAAAGTCTCAAAAGAAAACGCTCGAGAAGCAGGTTTAGGTGATTTAATTGATTGGAAACAGATGCAAGTGAGAGATTTGTTTCTAAGAAAAGAGAATGGGTATATCATCAGTAATCCCCCATATGGTGAACGTATTGGCGATCAAAAGGAAATTGCAAAAATGCATAAGGATCTGGGTTCCATTATGAAAAATCATCCGAGCTGGAGCGTCTATATAATCACAGCCTACAAGGAATTTGAGAAACAGTATGGGCAAAAAGCAACCAAAAAAAGAAAACTATTTAATGGGTTCATAAGAACGGACTATTACCAGTACTTTGGGAAGAAAACCGGGGGGAAATAA
- a CDS encoding carboxypeptidase M32 — protein MLNSIVEAEKNFRDLLKEQNAYKESIMLTAWDMRTKIPRKSVEQRSEVVGFLSEKLHQLETSEKMRYFIDVLKEHSTDETIRKTVEECKEKYERNRKIPADEYKEYVMLQSKSESIWQEAREKNDFSMFQPYLEKLVDFNQKFANYWGYDDHIYDALLDNFEPGITVNKLDQVFPDLRKSLTELLDRISLSAVKPDPSVLEGHFPKQDQEAFSLAILKKMGYDFASGRLDETVHPFAIALNQNDVRVTTRYDESDFRSAVFGTIHEGGHALYEQNISEKLANTPLSDGTSMGIHESQSLFWENFVGRTESFWNSHYDLFKSYAPKGFAKVPLERFYRAVNEVKPSFIRIEADELTYPLHIMIRYELEKGLISGDIKVGDLPGLWNEKMQEYLGITPPTNSEGVLQDIHWAGGDFGYFPSYALGYMYAAQFNHTLKKEINVDQQIASGDFAPIREWLSKNIHQYGKMKKPLEIVKDVTNEDLNPQYLVNYLTEKYTRIYEL, from the coding sequence ATATTGAATAGTATTGTTGAAGCGGAGAAGAACTTTCGCGACCTTTTAAAAGAGCAAAATGCGTATAAAGAATCAATTATGCTGACGGCGTGGGATATGCGAACAAAAATCCCTAGAAAATCTGTCGAGCAAAGATCTGAGGTTGTTGGATTTCTGTCGGAAAAATTGCATCAGCTGGAAACTTCCGAGAAAATGAGGTATTTTATTGACGTATTAAAAGAACATTCAACAGATGAAACTATTAGAAAAACAGTTGAGGAATGCAAGGAAAAATATGAGCGAAACCGTAAAATACCGGCAGATGAATACAAGGAATATGTCATGCTCCAATCAAAATCGGAATCAATCTGGCAAGAGGCAAGAGAAAAAAATGATTTTTCCATGTTTCAGCCATATTTAGAAAAACTTGTTGACTTTAATCAAAAGTTTGCAAATTACTGGGGATACGATGATCATATTTATGATGCATTACTTGATAATTTTGAACCTGGGATTACTGTTAATAAACTTGATCAAGTTTTTCCCGATCTTAGAAAATCCCTAACAGAATTGTTAGACAGAATATCGTTAAGCGCTGTTAAACCGGATCCCTCCGTTTTAGAAGGGCATTTTCCAAAACAGGATCAGGAAGCTTTCAGTCTGGCCATACTGAAAAAAATGGGATACGACTTTGCTTCAGGACGCCTGGATGAAACCGTGCATCCATTTGCTATCGCTCTAAATCAAAACGATGTACGTGTTACAACACGTTATGATGAAAGTGATTTTCGTTCAGCGGTATTTGGCACCATTCATGAAGGCGGTCATGCATTATATGAACAAAATATTAGTGAAAAATTAGCTAATACACCACTCTCAGATGGTACGTCGATGGGTATACATGAGTCACAATCATTATTCTGGGAAAATTTTGTCGGGCGAACAGAATCATTCTGGAACTCCCATTATGACTTATTCAAGTCATATGCGCCAAAAGGCTTTGCAAAGGTACCACTGGAAAGGTTTTATCGGGCCGTGAATGAAGTAAAACCATCATTTATCCGAATTGAGGCAGATGAATTGACCTATCCGCTTCACATCATGATTCGTTATGAGTTAGAAAAAGGGTTGATTAGTGGAGACATTAAGGTCGGTGATCTACCTGGGCTTTGGAACGAAAAAATGCAGGAATATCTGGGGATTACACCACCAACAAACTCTGAAGGTGTTCTTCAGGATATTCATTGGGCGGGTGGCGATTTTGGCTATTTTCCGTCCTATGCATTAGGTTATATGTATGCTGCCCAATTTAATCATACGCTTAAAAAAGAAATAAATGTTGATCAACAAATCGCTTCAGGTGATTTTGCGCCAATCAGAGAATGGCTCAGTAAAAATATTCATCAGTACGGTAAAATGAAAAAGCCGCTGGAGATAGTAAAGGATGTAACTAATGAAGATCTAAACCCTCAATATTTGGTGAACTATTTAACTGAAAAATATACGCGTATATATGAACTATAA